TCCAATCAGAATCCAAACAGTTGCTGGTATGACCGGTGGAGACGGTCGACCTCTTCACGATCCGCCGTCGTTTTCGATCTCTCGAGCATCTGGCGAATGATCTCCTTGCGCTCTTCCTCGGACTTGATGCTGAGCATGCGCAGGCGGGTCTTCTCGTGACATGAGTTGCACTGCAGCAACTCGAGCGAGGCGTGAATTTTTTCCACGTCGTCCGGATCGATCTTCGAGCCGGTCATGGTCTGCATGTCCTGGATCATGTTCAGCAGGTCCGCTTCACTGCCGTGAAACGAGGCGAAACGGGACTCCGAGTGGCAGCGGCCGCAGTTCTTCTGGAGCACGTCGACATCGGCAGCCTGTTTCAGATTCGCCAGATCGGACTTGGTGGCCAGGGTGGCCTGAAGACCGGACAGCTCGGCCCGGGTGCCCAGTGTCAGGTTGGTCACAAACAGCAGCAACAGGGTGTTGCAGATAAGCAGAAACATCACCAGCACGCGCATTTTGGCGTCCATACTAATTCTCACCTCCCATGCTCAACGACTGAGCGGGGTTCATGGTAAATGGCGAAGTTCTTAACGGCGAAATAGAAGGCGATCAGGCCGGCGCAGACGACACCGATAGTGATGAGAATCTCGCCGATAGCCGGATAGTAGCTCTCCCAGCGCTCGACCGTGATGCCGGTGACGGCCACGTTGAGCCGGTTCATAACGACGCCTATGACGACACACAGGGCGGACCAGAACTGCCCGGTGCGACTCGTGTACACTTCTCTATTGAGCAGGAGCGCCAGCGGCAGCACCGCGCCAATAAGCAGTTCAAGCCAGAAAGCGATGGCGGCCACGTTAAACACGAACAAATACGGTATGGCGTCACGGGCCATCAAATCTGCTCCTCGCATGATGAGGTAGATCATCAGGATCACCGGGATGGCGCGCGCCGGTCCGGTCAGCAGTTCTGTTTCCGGCGGGCGCTTGAATGCTTTGGATGAGAACATCCCCTCCACAATCACCATAGCCGGTCCCACCGCGATGGCCGAAGCCAGGAATAAAAGCGGGAGAATCGGCGTGTACCAGAGCGGATGGAGTTTGTGTGGCACAATGAGGAACACCGAACCCAGCGAGGACTGGTGCATGGTCGACAGGATCACACCGGCAATGACGAAGCCGATCGTCACTTTCTTGACCAGTGTCAGCGCCTTGTGCATCTTGAAGCGCTCCAGAACCGACGGTGCAAACTCGACGGCCAGGACGACCGTGTAGAGAGCGACACACGAAGCTACTTCGAACATCACCGACTTGACCTGGAAATGGTACAGGGGTCTCCAGATGTTCCAGGGGCGGCCAAGGTCAACCATCAGGGCGACAATCACGAGAACATATCCGAGGAACGCTGTCAGAATGGCAGGCCGCACGAGTGCATGGTATTTCTCGCGTCCGAAGATATGGACCACAGCGGCCGTGGTGAACCCGCCTGCCGCCAGCGCCACACCCGACATGACATCGAAACCAATCCAGATACCCCACGGGTAACCATCGGAGAGATTAGACACGAAGCCTATTCCGAAGGCGTAGCGGAGGAGCGCCGTGACGACGCCAATAGCCGTCAGGACGATCAGTGTCCAGAGGCCGGGACCCAGTTTGATGTTCGCATTGTCAGTCATGGATCTCCTCCTTTCGCTGTTCGTTCTCATCGGCGAGTTTTATCCGCCGTTGGATCACTTTGTAAGTAGCCGAGAGCCCCAGCGCGAGGCCTACGATCAGCGGGGGCACAGCGTGCATGGCCGGCTCCGTGTACTCCAACAGGGCCTTTTGGGGAAGGTTGGTTTTGTAACCAACCTGTTCGAACGGGACCTGCGAAAGGTGCAGGACACAGGTGCCGCCCACCTCGTCTTTTCCATAGACCTGGTGGACATAGCGCGAGGGATGACGGCGGATTCGTTCTTCGGCTTCGGCAATCATGTCGTCGCGATCACCGAACGTGAGCGCCTGAGTCGGACAAGCCTTGACGCACGCCGGAATGCCGCCGTTGGTCACGCGGTCGGCACACATTGTGCACTTGGTGATCTGAGGCGTGAGTCCGTCGCTCCACTCGAACTTCGGAACCAAGAAGGGACAGGCCAGGAGGCAATAGCGGCAGCCGAGGCACCGGTTCTTATCATAGACGACCGGTCCCTCAGGCAGTTTCTCAATCGCCTTGCCCGGACAGCAGGAGGCGCAACCGGGTTCATCGCAGTGCATGCACCGCATATTGCCGAACACCCAGTTGAAACGACCACCTACTGACAGCTCGTTATAGGTGATGAGCGTCCAGGTATCTTCGTTGAGATTCTGCGGGTTTTGGTACCCGGCCCCGGAGAAGAACCGGGTCGAACTCGTCTTGCGGTTGTTCCATGACTTACAGGCAACCATGCAACCACGGCAGCCGATGCACCGGTTGTTGTCGACCAGTATTGCTTTCATCGCCATCACACC
The sequence above is a segment of the Candidatus Zixiibacteriota bacterium genome. Coding sequences within it:
- the nrfD gene encoding NrfD/PsrC family molybdoenzyme membrane anchor subunit, producing the protein MTDNANIKLGPGLWTLIVLTAIGVVTALLRYAFGIGFVSNLSDGYPWGIWIGFDVMSGVALAAGGFTTAAVVHIFGREKYHALVRPAILTAFLGYVLVIVALMVDLGRPWNIWRPLYHFQVKSVMFEVASCVALYTVVLAVEFAPSVLERFKMHKALTLVKKVTIGFVIAGVILSTMHQSSLGSVFLIVPHKLHPLWYTPILPLLFLASAIAVGPAMVIVEGMFSSKAFKRPPETELLTGPARAIPVILMIYLIMRGADLMARDAIPYLFVFNVAAIAFWLELLIGAVLPLALLLNREVYTSRTGQFWSALCVVIGVVMNRLNVAVTGITVERWESYYPAIGEILITIGVVCAGLIAFYFAVKNFAIYHEPRSVVEHGR
- a CDS encoding 4Fe-4S dicluster domain-containing protein, translating into MAMKAILVDNNRCIGCRGCMVACKSWNNRKTSSTRFFSGAGYQNPQNLNEDTWTLITYNELSVGGRFNWVFGNMRCMHCDEPGCASCCPGKAIEKLPEGPVVYDKNRCLGCRYCLLACPFLVPKFEWSDGLTPQITKCTMCADRVTNGGIPACVKACPTQALTFGDRDDMIAEAEERIRRHPSRYVHQVYGKDEVGGTCVLHLSQVPFEQVGYKTNLPQKALLEYTEPAMHAVPPLIVGLALGLSATYKVIQRRIKLADENEQRKEEIHD